Proteins found in one Zea mays cultivar B73 chromosome 1, Zm-B73-REFERENCE-NAM-5.0, whole genome shotgun sequence genomic segment:
- the LOC103633628 gene encoding receptor-like serine/threonine-protein kinase At2g45590, translating to MPSRQPTPSPGPAAAVAVSDPRSRGPRHRRAPPAGPVAAWASAAALVLVAAVALLLLLLWRRRRRRKLTVAAGAQPAADLRRLSYQQLRRATGGFAAGSKLGQGGFGPVFRGALPRSGQPVAVKVMDAAGSLQGEREFHNELSLASHLLGCAATAHGGGGGGGPPAPDPPPILLPFAYSLSTQPRRCRMMLVYDLMPNGSLQDALLGKRCPDLVSGWPRRLSVARDVATALHYLHSVVQPPVIHGDVKPSNVLLDADLRARLSDFGLARIRSEEEDELGSGAIGADADGNANPSGGCDEDMSVAGESTTAVVVNGEDNAAKSPEDDEALTTASPAAEAVSTSGCDKTSVGSGCNARSCNGGGAGGSGTGSDWWWRQDNGGGGSGGGGSGGVKDYVMEWIRSEIKKERPKNDWIAGPSAVTPVAPTERKKPKRRAREWWREEYAEELTKKQKRRALAKSKSDAGAMSGLQWWERDCDFEEKGHSRWTMMKSWSRRSSNGNGNSNSSISWWVDGVRRSSRDWASGEFVPKSGGAVSSTPSMRGTVCYVAPEYGGGGPLSEKCDIYSFGVLLLVLISGRRPLQMTTSPMSEFEKASLISWARHLAQVGRLLDLVDPALQDVDRDQALLCITVALLCIQRSPARRPSSAEVLDMLAGEGEPPPLPIEFSPSPPGGFPFKSRRKGR from the coding sequence ATGCCCTCGCGGCAGCCTACGCCGTCGCCGGGCCCGGCCGCCGCCGTCGCGGTCTCGGACCCCCGATCCCGCGGGCCCCGCCACCGCCGGGCCCCGCCCGCCGGCCCCGTCGCCGCGTGGGCGTCGGCCGCGGCGCTGGTCTTGGTGGCTGCCGtcgcgctgctgctgctgctgctgtggcggaGGCGCCGCCGCCGGAAGCTCACCGTGGCGGCCGGCGCGCAGCCCGCCGCCGACCTGCGGAGGTTGTCGTACCAGCAGCTGCGCCGCGCCACGGGCGGCTTCGCGGCGGGGAGCAAGCTGGGGCAGGGCGGCTTCGGCCCGGTCTTCCGCGGCGCGCTGCCTCGGTCGGGGCAGCCCGTCGCCGTCAAGGTCATGGACGCCGCGGGCTCCCTCCAGGGCGAGCGCGAGTTCCACAACGAGCTCTCCCTGGCCTCCCACCTCCTCGGCTGCGCCGCCACGGCCCAcggcggaggaggagggggagggcccCCCGCACCCGACCCGCCCCCCATCCTGCTCCCGTTCGCCTACTCCCTCTCCACGCAGCCACGCCGCTGCCGGATGATGCTTGTGTACGACCTCATGCCCAACGGCTCGCTGCAGGACGCGCTGCTCGGGAAGAGGTGCCCCGACCTGGTGTCCGGCTGGCCGCGCCGCCTCTCCGTCGCCCGAGACGTCGCCACCGCGCTCCACTACCTTCATTCCGTTGTGCAGCCGCCCGTCATCCACGGGGACGTCAAGCCCAGCAATGTGTTGCTGGATGCGGATCTCCGCGCCCGCCTCTCAGATTTCGGACTCGCACGGATCAGGTCTGAAGAGGAGGATGAGTTGGGGAGCGGTGCCATTGGGGCCGACGCAGACGGTAACGCCAATCCCAGCGGTGGATGTGACGAGGATATGTCGGTGGCCGGCGAGAGCACCACTGCTGTCGTGGTTAATGGGGAAGACAATGCTGCCAAGTCCCCGGAGGATGATGAGGCACTCACCACGGCGTCTCCTGCTGCAGAGGCTGTGTCCACTTCCGGATGTGACAAGACTAGTGTTGGTAGTGGATGTAATGCCCGAAGCTGCAATGGGGGAGGTGCAGGAGGATCAGGAACTGGGAGTGACTGGTGGTGGCGTCAGGACAatggtggtggtggtagtggCGGCGGCGGCAGTGGCGGCGTTAAGGACTATGTGATGGAATGGATTAGATCGGAGATCAAGAAGGAGCGACCGAAGAATGACTGGATTGCAGGGCCATCTGCAGTAACCCCTGTTGCTCCAACAGAGAGGAAGAAGCCAAAGAGGAGGGCACGGGAGTGGTGGCGCGAGGAGTATGCAGAGGAGCTCACGAAGAAGCAAAAACGAAGGGCACTTGCCAagtcaaaaagtgatgctggtgCGATGTCTGGTTTGCAATGGTGGGAGAGGGATTGTGATTTTGAGGAGAAGGGCCATTCAAGGTGGACGATGATGAAAAGCTGGAGCCGGAGGAGCAGCAATGGCAATGGCAATAGCAATTCCAGCATCAGTTGGTGGGTGGACGGTGTGAGAAGGAGCAGCAGGGATTGGGCCAGCGGGGAATTTGTGCCTAAGAGTGGTGGAGCAGTGAGCAGCACACCGAGCATGCGTGGCACAGTCTGCTATGTGGCTCCTGAGTATGGTGGAGGAGGGCCTCTATCAGAAAAATGCGACATTTACAGCTTTGGTGTGTTGTTGTTGGTCCTTATATCTGGACGACGCCCACTCCAAATGACAACCTCACCAATGTCAGAGTTTGAGAAAGCGAGCCTCATTTCGTGGGCAAGGCATCTTGCTCAAGTTGGCCGCTTGCTTGATCTTGTAGACCCTGCACTGCAGGATGTTGACCGAGACCAAGCGCTGCTATGCATTACTGTTGCACTCCTTTGCATTCAGAGGTCACCAGCTCGCCGCCCATCAAGTGCAGAGGTGCTTGATATGCTTGCTGGTGAGGGTGAGCCACCGCCTCTTCCGATAGAGTTCTCACCATCACCTCCTGGCGGATTCCCCTTCAAGTCACGAAGGAAAGGCCGGTGA